Genomic DNA from Anthonomus grandis grandis chromosome 5, icAntGran1.3, whole genome shotgun sequence:
GAAAAATGTTCACTTTAATTTTGTTGTGCTGTGCCTTCTTCATTCATtcattagatatatttttacttaatcTTCTCAACCTaagtaatttatcaataaattatgtAGGGTGGCAATAAAAAACAGCTGCCAAAGCGTTTTTACTCTAATTCGCATTAGCCGCTAATTCGCATTAATGTCACGTGTAAACTTTGTAAGTAAGTGATTCATATTATAATATAGTAGATATACATAATTAGTATATTTGCATTATGGGCTGATACTAATTAGTGATTACTATAACCGAAGTAgtcaaagtaattatttaatttttaaatcgatAATCGTTACTACAAAAATTGACGAAGAATAGTTACTTATTCAACATCTCTATATAGTTATATACTGAGCTTTTCGACTATAATCATGCTACCAGAAAACTGAATAAGAGCCACCTTTACGTGAAAACAATATAAGCCGCttccaaaataaagaaaaatatgaatttattaattcccaaaaaaaagaTGTGCTACTTCTTGATTAACCCTCGTAACCAAACATGTAGGTGATCGACCTGTTCATGTGGTTTATAGGAGCCACGACATACTGCGCACACTCGCGGCtaaatagaattatttaaaataatattaatgggTTATCACCCGTATCTCTCATTAAAttcggtttatttatttattaaaatattccggTCTATCTGGCATCAGTGTTGGAATCGATAATGAGCCAACATGGCGGTGAACCATAACAAATAAACATACTTCAAAATATTCGTCGCGTGTCTTCCCCCCCGTGTGAACCGTGTAGTTAGTTATCATCGGTACAAATGAGCCCGGTTTTCAACGTGTTCTGGGTGCCAAAACTATAAGAAAACCGGTTGAATAAGTGACATTTGATGGTTTTACTAGTATTTCCGTAGGCGTTTTAATTGGGAAAAGTGAAATCTCAGCAATAGAGTCGAAGTTTATTGAGAAATCACTGCATTTATTTGATCGTGAACAAATCCACAGAAGGTAAAAGACCTGCTCTACGTGATTTGTATGTGACAGTTTAGCAGCAGAACCGgagtaagtaaattttttattgttgagTACGTTTTAGCTGTTTTGTCGTTTTTAAAAACGTTTTCAGTCAAAATTTGATTCTAGGgattttaaaaccttttatcGGTATTAATTTACATGAAGTTTGTATAAAATCGCGTGTTATCGTCCAGGTTAGTCATGCGCATGTTGAAATGGTGATATAATAAAcatttgacagctgtcaattGTGACATTTCATTGACATTGGCAATGGAAggcaaaacagttttaaaagCCAACTGAAAACTTTAAAATGCAAATCAATTATATAAAATGGAGTCAATTTCCATGACTAATGTCCtactaattataattaattaatccaTAGGGCTTTCGCAAGAATcactaaatttaaatgtttttcaagATGGCGTCCCTCGGCCATGTTGAAATTCATTATGCCATAGCCAGATATAGGGTATGTACCGTTTTCAACTGTCAGTACAGGATTGTACTGTGctgattttactgtaatttgtcgTTCCGATTTTATACAGCGTGCTGTTTGCAAAAAAGGAACAGTTTTCAGCACTGTTTTCACAACCACAATATAACCTATAAAACCTAACCTATAAAACTTTCGAACAAACATATTTCCTGTGAGAAAGTAAAATACACATGTACTTTTGTGCCTTTTACTTTCTGCAGTGCAGTATGTGCACAATtacgagttttctaaaaaatttaaagggctAAAGAGCGCAAATTTGTGCTCTTAGGAAAATTTGTGTATACCTACATTACtcatgaaaaaagtaaatttcagaCACTCGTGTGAATTTCAAAAACATCAACAGTTGagtgaaaaatatcactttcttCACTAGTAATGTAcaatatacttttaatatacTATATTATCTTTTGAATTTGTACCTAGGTACATGAAATGCATCCTAAATTCCTCTTCGGAATATAGGTTTATTacgttttccaaataatttggaACGCGAATACGGGCCTGTCCTTAAGCCTGTAATTGGGCAATATAAAAATCTTCTTGGTCCAGTTCATCTTCCTCATcatcagttaataataaaacggAAACGGTGTTTGCCACTATCATGGCTGCTACATTATTGAGGTTCATAGCCATAgcttttattttgaacaatttatgttttgaacttGGAAAATAATTCCCACAACGTAAACAAGAAGATTCAAGAAATCAACATCAACAACACTTCTGACAGCTTTGACATTCGCTCACTATTTTACTGTACCTACAGTAGCTTTTATCCTCAGTTAATCGAGTAAAGATTAATGACGTCATTGACGCATTTATGACGTCATTCAGTACTGAATCagtaaactgaaataaatatcgGAACGACGTCCAGTAAATTCAGTACTGACAGTTGATAACGGTACATACCCATAGTATAAATCAGAAGTTATAAGGACTGGGAGTAATTAACTTATTTCATTAAACTGaactttaaacttaaaataataaatatttcttgattGATTATTACAAACGATGATGAGTATAAAcgtttcaataatttatatttcatcattatatttgttttttgatatCACAAAGGAAATAAGCCATTAAGTTTTTCTATACGgctatttcaaataataattacatataattCGATAAAATTGCTGGGTGCCTATAATATAAAACGAATCGTAATACGGTTGTTTCAGGTAAgaatctgcaaaaaaaaatggaacttGCCGGTATCCAATTCGCCCCCCTTTCCGTCCCCATGGAGAGACGTCTCCAGACCTTAGCCGCGGGAGTCGGGTTCGTCTGGCTAATATTTGGCGGATTTATTTGCCTCTTTTTATCGATATATTTAATACTTTTCACACGTTTTTGGTGGATCACCTCGCTGTACCTTTTGTGGATCCTTTTATGGGATGTGAACGTTTCCGAAAGGGGCGGCAGACAAATCCAATGGGTCAGAAACTGGAGGtgagtatattaaataaattcttactaATACGCTCCtgtagtaaaataattaaatcactgCCAACTGAAAATGTTTTGTTATCAGGCCCATTAGCTCAGTTGGTTAGAGCGTCGTGCTAATAACGCGAAGGTCGCGGGTTCGATCCCCTCATGggccaaaaaattttttctcaattttcgtTTTATAATGATAATCTGgtttattggcaaaaaaattatataaattttgtaaacaaacctaataagataataaaaaacatagaaaaaacaaaagatcacaatacagaaaacaaaatatactaTACATACTATAACTCtttgtacaataaaataaaaattataggttGACACAAAATAGTATAGTACGtagtcttaataaaaaaatttaaaaaaaaggaagaaagttataaacttaaaaagttgaaataaataaatatttataatattctaaaattatttgataaaacaaTGGTTTACTGCATGTAATGTTCTCTCCAGCAAGTAAGATGTTAATTCCCTTGCAAAAGGTAGGAAAAGATGACATTTCAGgtggcattttttttgcattatataatatagtATGGAGCTTTAAACTCTGGCCGTGGGGTTGAAAGATAAAGATCATGCTCCCATTCCTAAATGGGTAATGGTGAGATGGCCTTTCGGGAATTGCTGATACATGCTTGCAAATTAAGCAATTATACATAATTGCGAATATTTTATACAGATAAAGGACAACTGCGCGATTATAATAGAACCGATTCATAACTCTATAGAAGCTACATAGCTATATAGAGCAGccaaaattaatattcaagCCTCAAAAgtataacattaattattatcttaaattgACATACACAAACTGTAATACGGCGCATCGTCCAGCcactcaattttttaaattaagcaacgtttaaataattaatcaatacgaaaatatataaaaaaaatgtttaatatattcTGAGAATTTCCTATAAAGATTTTGCTTCGTTGGAAATATGGTGCCATATTTTTCTTGCcataaaattgaacaatttttgaaaatttgttgaaCGATGTTGAGGTATTAAATAGTCCTTAACATGGCGATGGTTTGATAAGGATGATGCCTGGATATAAATAGTTGATACAAATAAAGTagtattttggttttaaaaatacGTCTTAAGGTCAAAGCAacttataatatataaactttGGTCAAAGTTCACTAAATTTCAAGTTCAGTAAAACAGGAACGGAGTCAAAACAAAACGGACATTAATATCAGCAGAACCGATGAACCAAAACACTACTTCTTCATATGACTGCTCGATATTAATTGAACTTATTTATTACGTATCTTTGATGCAATACGTCATTTTAGATGGTGGAAATACATGAAAGACTATTTTCCGGTAACCTTGGAACGCGTGCCGTGGGTCGAACTCGACCCCAAGAAAAACTACTTGTTTTGCGTATTTCCGCACGGACTGTTATCCTTAGGGGTGGTTTGCAGCTTCGGTAAGTGAAATAACATTATCTCTTCATAccctaaataaaaatgtatggttTTAGGCAATAACTATGGGGAATTTAAGACGTATTTCCCGCATCATACCGCGCACGTGGTTACGCTCTCGCAACACTACGTGATGCCGTTTTTCCGGGAAATGGGGTTGGCTTTGGGGGGCATTTCGGCGGAAGCGAGATCGATTCAGCACGTGCTCGAACGCCCTGAAGGGGGCCACGTGTGTGTTCTGATGCCCGGCGGGGCTCAGGAGAGTTACTATTGTAAACCCGGACAGTACCGGATCATTCTGAACCGAGTAAGGTTTTGCCGAGTTGGTTATGCATAATGTATAAACGTTTTGTTACAGAGGAAGGGCTTTATTAAGTTGGCGTTGAAAAATGGCACCCCTCTCGTTCCGGTGTTGTCTTTTGGGGAAACTGACACTTTCGATCAAGTTGAGGGGGAAACGTTAAAGAAAATCCAGGAATTCATTAGAAAGTGGATCGGTATCGCTCCGGTGGTGCCTGTGGGACGTGGATTTTTCCAATATACGTTCGGCATGGTGCCTAGAAGAAAACCCATTCATGTAGTTGGTAAGTTATTTGAAGTTTAAGGTGTTCATCCTTTTCCCAGATAACCCACccgaaaactttttaattaaactttaattttcttcGAAACATGCACCGAATGTTCACGAAGAAATATTCTATGAATggtcaaatatttaaatgttctaTAAATGTTccgaaaaactttttgaatatttaggATTTATTTAGTAGCTTCTATAGTGTGTTTTCGTACGTTATCATCGTTATCGTTGTAGTATGATTTGTTTAATAAGGCTTTTCCTATGCGTCGAATTAAAAGAAAGTTGAAGAATAATCAGCAACTAACCTTGGGTTCtctgaacaatttttttttttatagatattataGCGTTCTTTTCTATTGTAATAAATAGCGCAGTGTTTACagaaaacttattattaaaaacgatACAAATATGTACTATAGCAATAGAATTTCTACAACTAAAAACAAGCTAAAAGAAAGTTGGGCCATTATTAACGATTTTCGCAATAACTCGATTCCTGCTAATTTTGACATAGATCCAAAtgacctaaataaattttacccACGGTTTCAaagattcttgaaaaaaatggtaaaaggtcaaattgttgaaaatcttgacattataataatatcttGCTTACTTCCAGTCTAGTTTCGAACTAGAGAAGGCTACAGTTTTACTAGTTGCACTACAAAGAATTACAAATAACATTACGAAGTTCTCGATAAAGACAGTTGCTGCCCTGCtatattaattcaattaattGACATGTCAAAAGCTTTCGATTCTATTAGCATAAATCTCGTAGTTGCAAAATAGagtataacattaattttttattatttgacaaaaaGGAGTCAAGATCCATTCTTGGACCACTGCTGTTCTTACTTTTTACTGATCATAGCATAAGTGTTGTAAAGGACTGCTTATATCATATATAAGCTGATGATGAGATTTATTTGCCTTGCACTACTacagatattattaaaaatgtaggCAAAATCAGTGATGGCTTAATGGTCATATCTTAGTGAGCAGAGCCTAGTCCTTGTTAGTTCATCCACAAAAAACGCAAGCTatcttattttgcaaaaatcttaaataaaagaaactaataacttaaaaaatagaaactaaTAACCTTTATATAAACATTAATGTAACTGTGCTAAATTGGAAAGTCAACAAGTGCATACGGGTTTCGTCGTGTATAAAATAGTCATAACTTTAAAATCTGAATATTTAGCTGAACTTATTAAATTTCGTAGAGACCCACATGCAGTTAATATCAAATATAAtagagaattttaaaattctgtttTCACTACCAAGGAAcggctatacagggtgttacagaataaTATGTTAATCCTTAtgtgattttaagaagaaaacttCAAATAAAGCTATGTTCTAAACTGCTTAACTTTTGATCTACAGAGTGTCAAAAAAACTACATAGTGTTAAAATGTTGTGATGGCTACTGACTACGCAGCTAATCTacactattttcatttttgttcacgtattattcttttaatttaatggtaaaatatgttactatgtttataaaataagtaaatttaattttaatttttttccgcGGTAATCGCATGTCGGAcgaaaaaaagaaatcaaatttccTCTAAAGTGAATggggattataaaaataatctttatttgaCGGAAAAGGAGTGTcatacataatatttttctaaaatatttagtcTGCGTTCCTCTACGGGACGCCACtggttaaactttaaaaaaaagtttttatttgtttaaagattttatttattaatttttgtatttagaggTTTAGGAGCTTTATTTAGTTAAGTTTagctttatttaaacttttcttcttaaaatcatcTAAGGATTAAGACCCTtaaggatcagcatcttattctgtaacactccgtatatataataaaatacttaaaaatgtaGAAACTTTGAGCTATCCATGATTTAAAAAGACATTAAGAGACTTAActgaataataaaaccaattaAACATAGTATGCAACTGTTTTACTGTTTGTAAGTTATAAATATAGTGGGTtggctttttatataaaaaataacttacaatTTTCTAATATGGTTTCTGTTAGTGAAGAAACTTGTGAAGAGTTATGGTTTCAActacattttttcataaaaattatatggttGGTGTCCTCTATAGACCTCCCAAAggtaatatcaataattttctacAGACTTTTGAAAAAAGGTTGGCTGATTTTCAGCCTTTGGAACTCATATGTAGCggtgatataaatttaaacctTCTAAATATGGAACATCATTATGTATCAACTTTTTATGATTGTATAGAGTCTTTAAATTTACAACAAGTTATAATGGAACCTACAAGAGTTACAGGGACATCATCTGCACTTCTGGATTTAATTTTGATTCCAAATGACGAAACAAGCTTTGAGGCGGGAATTAGCGATTCAGAAATTTCTGACCATTTCTTGACGTATTGcaacataataaacaaaaaaactaacaaaaaccTTAAATTTATGTCACGAAACCTCAAAAACATTGATAGAGAAAAACgttgcttaaaaaattaacgaattttTACAGGTCACCCCATTTGAACACATTATTTATTTGGAAACAGTTAACGAAAAAGTCGctgctttaaataattttttgataaatttgttcGATGTTTTAGCACCTCTAATCcagcacaaaataaaaaaacaacaacctCTATGGTTAACttataccattaaaaaaatgataagttTGAAGAACAAAGCctacaaaaaatatcaaaagactAAAACTGATTTGTATTGGGActattacaaacaaattaaaaatcaaactaGCATTGTAATacgtgaagaaaaaaaaacaataccttGCACATATAGTAACTATgggttttaaagataaaaagattttttggcAAAGGCTAAAGAAACTTCCGTCATAGAATGTCCCCAATtctataaataatcattttatacaGGCTTCAACGCAGAACAATTCAGTGCATGCAgatcttttaaatttgtatcaAAATAAGCAAAGGCgtcaaatattatcaaaatttaatttttataccgTGTCCACTGATATtgtgaataaatatttattcgaaATTAAATCACTTGCTACCGGGGCGGATCAAATAAATCTAGAGATGTTGTTGTTGTGTGTGGACCGAATTATACCTTTTGTAACTAATATTGTAAACTCATGTATATTAGACAAATGTTTTCCTGATGGCTGGAAggtctcaaaaatattttcacttttaaaaaagcaaaacatttccgattttaatgatttaagacCTATTAGTATTTTGTCAGTTCTTTCTaaaatcatggaaaatttattaaatgtccAAATTAGGGAATACctagataaatataatattttaccgGCATTTCAGTCAGGGTTTAGATCGGGTCATAGCTGTACCACGGCACTTTTAAAGATcacagataatattattaaagctaCTGATCAGGGTAAGGACGCTGCTTTAGTACTTATCGACTACAGCAAAGCGTTTGATCGTATCAATCATACATTACTCTACGCGATTTTAGGCTATAATGGGTTTGACTCTGACgcaattgatattattaaaagttatttaaccgATAGAAATGAAACGAATAAGGGCATTTTAGTTATGTGGAGTTCCACAAGGTTCCATATTGGGAcctgttttattttgtatttatactagTAATCTCACcagttgtttaaaatattgcagtgCTCATTTAAATGCTGATGACACGCAActctacttttctttttttcctgaAAGTAAAGAAATAGCTGCCCAGTAAATAAACGATGATCTAAAAACCTTAatagatttttcagaaaaacacaATCTGGAAATAaactcgtctaaatctgccttCTTGATTTTCGGCAAAAATCGCGAAGTATTGCATCAGAGTATGGCTTTGGAAGCTTCCTCAAACAAGCTTTTGCATTCGACTTGTTTCCGCAATTTGGGACTTCACATTGACACCAATATGAGGTATAAACAGCATATAAGTAAGTGCATTCAATCtgcttattctaatttaaaacaactttcTCCGCATAGACACCTGCTTTCAACATCTCAAAAAATTACCTTATGCGACGCTCTGGTTttgagtcattttaattttgccgaCGTCGTATATGGTCCATGATTAGACTCTATATCGACAAAGGTCGAATTCAGCGAGTGCAAAAGTCATGTTTGCGATTAATTTACGGCATTCGTCGTAGAAATTTGCATGCTGCTACTGTATTTCACCAAGTAATAACTTTAAATCGCCCCTcgtatctattaaataaaatatatatacgcTATAGAACTGACGTACATTCTTTGAATCTCCGGCATAGAGGTCTAATTTCTCCGCCTTTGCATACCACTATGTTCATTATCAGCggtcatatttatttaatttacaaccaGATTCCGGAGGACTTTAAAAATGAATCAACAAgcgtatttaaacataaatacaaaaaatatttattgcggtAGAATGGGTATATCTGGCGATCGTcgcgtttattaaatatgtatgtgTTGGGTATGTTAAAGATTATTGGATGTTTGGCACTTGCTGGGGGATacctagtaatttattttggatgcaacaaaagagacaaaaaagaaattataacttatttaatgaGGGGGTTAAACacgaatcttttttaaattacttttagcCTCCTGTTTGCCTATATTAtggttaagattttttttaaattttaaagcatataatatttattatctttgtatCTAGTTaagatatagtattttattataaattgggcaaataaacgatttattattattattatattatttgaatattcctGGAAGAGTTTCGGAATGTCAGCTATAGTATATTTACTACCACTGTTCTATGCCTTTAAAATTTGGTtgacatttaatatttaaattttccagttGGTAGTCCAGTGGATGTGCCGAAAATCGAAAACCCCACACGCGAACAAGTAGAAGAGTACCACGGAAAGTTCGTCGAACATTTGCAACAAATGTTTGAAGAACAGAAGTTCCATTACCTCGAAGACCCCGAAAACACGAAACTGGTTATCGAATGCTGAACTCGCGTTGAATATGCTCAATACTGTTTTACgtattatataattatgtatcaaaaaaaaaagtattttaaagacTGTTTTTTAGTAAGTTAAGGAGTCAAACACGATCGTGCCTTTATTAGTTCTTTAAGGACATTTTTAAGTGTATTTTAAGTACTGTTTTTCTTGTTATTGAatgcaataaatgtttttaagaaGACCATTGATTAGTTTCGATTAGAAAATccatgaataatttaatatgcagGTGTAGCACCATCTATCGTACCAGTGTTGCAAGTTTgttacatttataataaatctgttaCATTTCAGCTTAATTAGTTACATTGTTACATTACCCTCTAAATCTATtacattttactatttttaaagcta
This window encodes:
- the LOC126736575 gene encoding 2-acylglycerol O-acyltransferase 1-like, coding for MELAGIQFAPLSVPMERRLQTLAAGVGFVWLIFGGFICLFLSIYLILFTRFWWITSLYLLWILLWDVNVSERGGRQIQWVRNWRWWKYMKDYFPVTLERVPWVELDPKKNYLFCVFPHGLLSLGVVCSFGNNYGEFKTYFPHHTAHVVTLSQHYVMPFFREMGLALGGISAEARSIQHVLERPEGGHVCVLMPGGAQESYYCKPGQYRIILNRRKGFIKLALKNGTPLVPVLSFGETDTFDQVEGETLKKIQEFIRKWIGIAPVVPVGRGFFQYTFGMVPRRKPIHVVVGSPVDVPKIENPTREQVEEYHGKFVEHLQQMFEEQKFHYLEDPENTKLVIEC